A genomic segment from Eubalaena glacialis isolate mEubGla1 chromosome 16, mEubGla1.1.hap2.+ XY, whole genome shotgun sequence encodes:
- the LOC133076267 gene encoding LOW QUALITY PROTEIN: UDP-glucuronic acid decarboxylase 1-like (The sequence of the model RefSeq protein was modified relative to this genomic sequence to represent the inferred CDS: deleted 1 base in 1 codon; substituted 1 base at 1 genomic stop codon): MLSQALLRLASAVSGRRMKRLLGIALLAYVASIWGNLVNMRSIQENGELKIESKIEEIVEPLREKIRDLEKSFTQKYPPVKFLSEKDRKRILVTGGAGFVGSHLTDKLMMDGHEVTVVDNFFTGRKRNVEHWIGHENFELINHDVVEPLYIEVDQIYHLASPASPPNYMYNPIKMLKTNTIGTLKMLGLAKRVGARLLLASTSEVYGDPEVHPQTEDYWGHVNPIGPRACYHEGKRVAETMCYAYMKEEGVKVRVARIFNTFGPQMHMNDGRVVSNFILXALQGEPLTVYGSGSQTRAFQYVSDLVNGLVALMNSNVSSPVNLGNPEEHTILEFAQLIKNLVGSGSEIQFLSEAQDDPQKRKPDIKKAKLMLGWEPVVPLEEGLNKAIHYFRKELEYQANNQYIPKPKPARIKKGRTRHN; encoded by the exons ATGCTGAGCCAGGCGCTCCTGCGCCTCGCGTCCGCCGTCAGCGGCAGGAGGATGAAGCGACTGCTGGGCATCGCGTTGCTCGCCTACGTGGCCTCTATTTGGGGCAACTTGGTTAACATGAGGTCCATCCAGGAAAATGGTGAACTCAAGATTGAAAGCAAGATTGAAGAGATTGTTGAACCACTAAGAGAGAAAATCAGAGATTTGGAAAAAAGCTTCACCCAGAAATACCCACCTGTAAAATTTTTATCAGAAAAGGACCGTAAAAGAATTTTGGTCACTGGAGGCGCGGGCTTCGTGGGTTCCCACCTCACGGACAAGCTCATGATGGACGGGCACGAAGTGACTGTGGTGGACAACTTCTTCACGGGCAGGAAGAGGAACGTGGAGCACTGGATCGGCCACGAGAACTTCGAGCTCATCAACCACGATGTGGTGGAGCCCCTGTACATCGAAGTGGACCAGATCTACCACCTGGCCTCTCCAGCCTCGCCCCCCAACTACATGTACAACCCCATCAAGATGCTGAAGACCAACACCATCGGCACCCTCAAAATGCTGGGGCTGGCAAAGCGAGTCGGAGCCCGCCTGCTCCTGGCCTCCACCTCGGAGGTGTACGGAGACCCTGAAGTCCACCCTCAAACCGAAGATTACTGGGGCCACGTGAATCCCATAGGACCCCGAGCCTGCTACCATGAAGGCAAGCGCGTCGCCGAGACCATGTGCTATGCCTACATGAAGGAGGAAGGCGTGAAGGTGCGTGTGGCCAGGATCTTCAACACCTTCGGACCCCAAATGCACATGAACGACGGCCGGGTGGTCAGCAACTTCATCCTGTAGGCGCTGCAGGGGGAGCCGCTCACGGTGTACGGATCCGGGTCGCAGACAAGGGCCTTCCAGTACGTCAGCGACCTGGTGAATGGCCTCGTGGCACTCATGAACAGCAACGTCAGCAGCCCCGTCAACCTGGGGAACCCGGAAGAACATACGATCCTGGAATTCGCTCAGCTAATTAAAAACCTCGTTGGCAGTGGGAGTGAAATTCAGTTTCTCTCCGAAGCCCAGGATGACCCCCAGAAAAGGAAACCAGACATCAAGAAAGCGAAGCTGATGCTGGGGTGGGAGCCCGTGGTCCCGCTGGAGGAAGGGTTAAACAAAGCAATTCACTACTTC CGGAAAGAACTCGAGTACCAGGCGAATAATCAGTACATCCCCAAACCAAAGCCTGCAAGAATAAAAAAAGGACGGACGCGCCATAACTGA